Sequence from the Thermoanaerobacterium sp. PSU-2 genome:
TCATCTTTTTTCTGTAATATTCGTACTTTGCATCATCTGGAGATATGTGAGCGATTATTTTCTGGCAGTCATTGCATAAAAATTCTCCCAATACATCGATACCGTCTGTCTTTTCATGATTGCATATAAAGCACTTTTTAGTTTTTAACATGCTTTCCATATGCTACACCATCTTTCATAATATTCTAATA
This genomic interval carries:
- a CDS encoding sigma factor G inhibitor Gin; this encodes MESMLKTKKCFICNHEKTDGIDVLGEFLCNDCQKIIAHISPDDAKYEYYRKKMIDIWRNYKKDFEYEDC